A genomic segment from Pelobates fuscus isolate aPelFus1 chromosome 7, aPelFus1.pri, whole genome shotgun sequence encodes:
- the TMEM69 gene encoding transmembrane protein 69 — protein sequence MLPRLAWRGFPLTLQFYQKTPPVYQMCKQHLLSTPAHTVYISSRTLLLPCKPALHAAPCILNSRCGSRKFSSHMKKRKVQEEDDRKNLGLLRYDLLSLKNVPKPALYLGLGGLIPFVAPPVVMIASSCYYPELGYAQIAYGAAILSFLGGVRWGFAIPEGSPAKPDWMNLANSTVPAIFAWIALLFKDTPTESALLVIMGLGIALHYDLALLPTYPSWFKGLRAVLTFVAVLSLIATLTISGLYPHKTLVKGPPDF from the exons ATGCTGCCTCGTCTTGCCTGGAGGGGATTCCCTCTGACTTTGCAG tttTATCAGAAGACACCACCAGTTTATCAGATGTGTAAACAACACCTATTGTCAACACCAGCCCACACGGTTTACATCAGCAGCAGGACCTTATTGTTGCCCTGCAAGCCAGCCCTGCATGCTGCTCCCTGCATCCTAAACTCCAGGTGCGGAAGCCGCAAGTTTAGCTCCCACATGAAAAAGAGGAAAGTCCAGGAGGAAGATGATCGAAAGAATTTAGGTTTACTGAGATACGACCTGTTGTCTCTTAAAAATGTGCCCAAGCCTGCTCTTTACCTGGGGTTGGGAGGTTTGATCCCCTTTGTTGCTCCCCCTGTTGTAATGATTGCATCATCTTGCTACTACCCAGAGTTGGGCTACGCGCAGATCGCATATGGTGCCGCCATACTTTCCTTCCTTGGCGGTGTTCGCTGGGGTTTTGCCATTCCGGAAGGCAGCCCTGCCAAGCCCGACTGGATGAATCTGGCTAACAGCACGGTTCCAGCAATCTTTGCGTGGATAGCTCTTCTCTTCAAGGATACCCCAACAGAGTCTGCATTACTTGTTATCATGGGGTTAGGGATTGCATTACACTATGACCTTGCCCTGCTCCCTACTTACCCTTCGTGGTTCAAAGGATTAAGAGCTGTGCTAACGTTCGTAGCAGTCTTATCGCTAATAGCTACTTTAACGATTTCAGGGCTCTATCCACACAAAACATTGGTTAAAGGACCACCTGACTTCTGA
- the GPBP1L1 gene encoding vasculin-like protein 1 isoform X1 — MAQHDFVPAWLNFSTPQSTKSSSGIVERHGEHLPRGEGRLGVSRRRHNSSDGFFNNGPLRTSGDSWHQPSLLRHDSVDSGVSKGSNGSQSGWHGPSRGQDGASQRTGGSGTNGAGNASHRTRNGNVLSRKNISTQDKQPAEAREEKNAERKKLQFEEEDFPSLNPETGKQVMQNKQTGTPTGVWENPPSAKQPLKVLVIKKISKEDPSAFSAAFASPVPHLSNGSSNKTNPSGPIVYKNLLQKPAVSLAKPGPWKSNGRDPKSGSFSNRDSAFTSPVLATKPVVQAPAPLFSSPKEGTASVTPPLEHSISRLTRMTRRIPDKKSEFLKALKDEQDADPTEDRDIDKLEEVQSPSDLNDLDGEHSDPFHHNGISTSQEGKRERFIYSLEAEYRLLKAMGWQEYPENEEDFLPLTEEELQEFHIKSQQLKRNGMGQNGFLRQPRRCALLFAWRCPLTPDPSECSASDTSSTDTSDDES, encoded by the exons ATGGCGCAGCATGACTTTGTTCCTGCTTGGCTTAACTTCTCCACACCGCAGTCCACCAAG TCCTCCTCGGGCATTGTTGAGAGACATGGAGAGCACCTTCCCAGGGGCGAGGGTCGTTTGGGAGTGAGTCGCAGGAGACACAATTCTTCTGATGGCTTTTTTAACAATGGGCCTCTCCGCACCTCTGGAG ACTCCTGGCACCAGCCATCCCTTTTGCGACACGACTCTGTGGACTCCGGGGTCTCGAAAGGTTCCAATGGCTCTCAGTCTGGTTGGCACGGACCGTCCCGTGGCCAAGATGGTGCTTCGCAGCGTACAGGAGGAAGTGGCACCAACGGGGCAGGGAATGCAAGTCATCGTACTCGCAATGGCAACGTCCTGTCTCGTAAAAATATCTCTACGCAGGACAAGCAGCCGGCCGAGGCCAGAGAGGAAAAGAACGCGGAGAGGAAGAAGTTGCAGTTTGAGGAGGAGGACTTT CCATCATTAAATCCTGAGACCGGCAAGCAGGTGATGCAGAATAAGCAGACTGGGACCCCTACTGGAGTTTGGG AAAACCCTCCAAGTGCCAAGCAACCTCTCAAGGTCCTAGTTATCAAAAAGATTTCTAAGGAGGATCCATCTGCCTTCTCAGCAGCTTTTGCATCTCCAGTACCTCATCTTTCTAATGGCAGTAGCAACAAGACTAACCCATCTGGACCTATCGTGTACAAAAATCTTCTTCAAAAACCAGCTGTCTCTCTAGCCAAG CCTGGTCCCTGGAAGTCCAATGGCCGGGATCCCAAATCTGGCTCGTTTTCTAATCGTGATTCTGCTTTCACCAGCCCGGTGCTAGCCACCAAGCCAGTAGTGCAAGCCCCTGCACCCCTCTTTAGCTCACCCAAAGAG GGTACCGCTAGCGTCACTCCACCTCTGGAACACAGCATCTCACGACTTACTAGGATGACTCGCCGCATCCCTGACAAGAAAAGTGAGTTTCTCAAGGCTCTGAAAGATGAACAAGACGCTGATCCAACAGAGGACCGAGATATTGACAAACTGGAAGAA GTGCAAAGCCCTTCAGACTTGAATGACCTTGATGGAGAACACAGTGATCCCTTCCATCACAATGGCATCTCCACCTCTCAGGAAGGAAAAAGAGAGAGGTTTATTTACTCACTGGAAGCAGAGTACAG ATTATTGAAAGCGATGGGATGGCAGGAGTATCCAGAGAATGAAGAAGACTTTCTGCCTCTAACCGAGGAGGAATTACAGGAATTTCACATCAAATCTCAGCAA CTCAAACGCAATGGTATGGGACAAAATGGCTTTTTGAGGCAGCCACGCAGGTGTGCTCTTCTCTTTGCTTGGCGTTGCCCTCTTACCCCTGACCCCAGCGAATGCTCCGCCTCGGACACAAGCAGCACAGATACTTCTGACGATGAATCCTGA
- the GPBP1L1 gene encoding vasculin-like protein 1 isoform X2, with protein sequence MAQHDFVPAWLNFSTPQSTKSSSGIVERHGEHLPRGEGRLGVSRRRHNSSDGFFNNGPLRTSGDSWHQPSLLRHDSVDSGVSKGSNGSQSGWHGPSRGQDGASQRTGGSGTNGAGNASHRTRNGNVLSRKNISTQDKQPAEAREEKNAERKKLQFEEEDFPSLNPETGKQVMQNKQTGTPTGVWENPPSAKQPLKVLVIKKISKEDPSAFSAAFASPVPHLSNGSSNKTNPSGPIVYKNLLQKPAVSLAKGTASVTPPLEHSISRLTRMTRRIPDKKSEFLKALKDEQDADPTEDRDIDKLEEVQSPSDLNDLDGEHSDPFHHNGISTSQEGKRERFIYSLEAEYRLLKAMGWQEYPENEEDFLPLTEEELQEFHIKSQQLKRNGMGQNGFLRQPRRCALLFAWRCPLTPDPSECSASDTSSTDTSDDES encoded by the exons ATGGCGCAGCATGACTTTGTTCCTGCTTGGCTTAACTTCTCCACACCGCAGTCCACCAAG TCCTCCTCGGGCATTGTTGAGAGACATGGAGAGCACCTTCCCAGGGGCGAGGGTCGTTTGGGAGTGAGTCGCAGGAGACACAATTCTTCTGATGGCTTTTTTAACAATGGGCCTCTCCGCACCTCTGGAG ACTCCTGGCACCAGCCATCCCTTTTGCGACACGACTCTGTGGACTCCGGGGTCTCGAAAGGTTCCAATGGCTCTCAGTCTGGTTGGCACGGACCGTCCCGTGGCCAAGATGGTGCTTCGCAGCGTACAGGAGGAAGTGGCACCAACGGGGCAGGGAATGCAAGTCATCGTACTCGCAATGGCAACGTCCTGTCTCGTAAAAATATCTCTACGCAGGACAAGCAGCCGGCCGAGGCCAGAGAGGAAAAGAACGCGGAGAGGAAGAAGTTGCAGTTTGAGGAGGAGGACTTT CCATCATTAAATCCTGAGACCGGCAAGCAGGTGATGCAGAATAAGCAGACTGGGACCCCTACTGGAGTTTGGG AAAACCCTCCAAGTGCCAAGCAACCTCTCAAGGTCCTAGTTATCAAAAAGATTTCTAAGGAGGATCCATCTGCCTTCTCAGCAGCTTTTGCATCTCCAGTACCTCATCTTTCTAATGGCAGTAGCAACAAGACTAACCCATCTGGACCTATCGTGTACAAAAATCTTCTTCAAAAACCAGCTGTCTCTCTAGCCAAG GGTACCGCTAGCGTCACTCCACCTCTGGAACACAGCATCTCACGACTTACTAGGATGACTCGCCGCATCCCTGACAAGAAAAGTGAGTTTCTCAAGGCTCTGAAAGATGAACAAGACGCTGATCCAACAGAGGACCGAGATATTGACAAACTGGAAGAA GTGCAAAGCCCTTCAGACTTGAATGACCTTGATGGAGAACACAGTGATCCCTTCCATCACAATGGCATCTCCACCTCTCAGGAAGGAAAAAGAGAGAGGTTTATTTACTCACTGGAAGCAGAGTACAG ATTATTGAAAGCGATGGGATGGCAGGAGTATCCAGAGAATGAAGAAGACTTTCTGCCTCTAACCGAGGAGGAATTACAGGAATTTCACATCAAATCTCAGCAA CTCAAACGCAATGGTATGGGACAAAATGGCTTTTTGAGGCAGCCACGCAGGTGTGCTCTTCTCTTTGCTTGGCGTTGCCCTCTTACCCCTGACCCCAGCGAATGCTCCGCCTCGGACACAAGCAGCACAGATACTTCTGACGATGAATCCTGA